In Methanosphaera sp. ISO3-F5, a genomic segment contains:
- a CDS encoding MarR family winged helix-turn-helix transcriptional regulator — protein MKCPIDEENISLSFLFTIFLKSQHQYYKHYLKDQEITIQQIPVLLKLLNHEYIYQKDIANDLKIDNGLLTRNIRKLEDQGYVTRKEDNENRRQNKISLTPKGRKFTTKIRDKGIQREEEIMKNTTITRQELIKIFLEIIDNSKEYNNKILGD, from the coding sequence ATGAAATGTCCAATAGACGAAGAAAACATATCACTATCATTCCTTTTCACAATATTTCTAAAATCACAACACCAATACTACAAACACTACCTCAAAGACCAAGAAATAACAATACAACAAATACCAGTACTACTAAAACTACTCAACCACGAATACATATACCAAAAAGACATAGCAAACGACCTAAAAATAGACAACGGACTACTAACAAGAAACATACGAAAACTAGAAGACCAAGGATACGTAACAAGAAAAGAAGATAATGAAAACAGAAGACAAAACAAGATAAGCCTAACACCAAAAGGAAGAAAATTCACAACAAAAATAAGAGACAAAGGAATACAGCGTGAAGAAGAAATAATGAAAAACACAACAATAACACGCCAAGAACTAATAAAAATATTCCTAGAAATAATAGATAATTCAAAAGAATATAACAATAAAATATTGGGGGATTAA
- a CDS encoding DUF6110 family protein codes for MVFNRNGEGNGIGQTARDFFGSTKVKYFIAGAVCAYAAKKICETEAAHDFAVNLTAGALDIKDSVEESIENIREDAEDIHTEAQEKQQIEIFGPEDLEDEDEEDLEDEDEDKE; via the coding sequence ATGGTATTCAATAGAAACGGCGAAGGAAACGGAATAGGACAAACAGCAAGAGACTTCTTCGGAAGCACAAAAGTAAAATACTTCATAGCAGGAGCAGTATGTGCATACGCAGCAAAAAAAATCTGTGAAACCGAAGCAGCACACGACTTTGCAGTAAACCTCACAGCAGGAGCACTCGACATAAAAGACTCCGTAGAAGAAAGCATAGAAAACATCAGAGAAGACGCAGAAGACATCCACACAGAAGCACAAGAAAAACAACAAATCGAAATCTTCGGCCCAGAAGACCTAGAAGACGAAGACGAAGAAGACTTAGAAGACGAAGATGAAGATAAAGAATAA